A genome region from Syntrophorhabdaceae bacterium includes the following:
- a CDS encoding 4Fe-4S dicluster domain-containing protein has translation MNTINLTEKTDWAFIEQVKEESGQNPSLCYQCGNCTAGCPYTQYFDYPVSMVMRLLQAGQKETILNSKSIWLCATCETCTTRCPCNVDVAHIMDTLRIIARREGRISEKDVKLFYDSFLSSMKQWGRMFEMGIIMSYKLKSGHLMGDAELGPAMMSKGKIHLLPTKIKGADKIAKIFDRFQEKVNKKAKKHG, from the coding sequence ATGAACACGATAAATCTGACGGAAAAGACTGACTGGGCATTCATCGAGCAGGTGAAAGAAGAGAGCGGCCAGAACCCGTCTCTATGCTACCAATGCGGCAACTGCACGGCGGGATGTCCCTACACACAGTATTTCGATTATCCCGTGAGCATGGTAATGAGACTGTTGCAGGCCGGCCAAAAGGAGACGATCCTCAACTCCAAGTCCATTTGGCTCTGTGCTACCTGCGAGACCTGCACCACGCGATGTCCCTGTAACGTGGATGTGGCCCACATCATGGATACGCTGCGGATCATCGCGAGGCGGGAGGGAAGGATATCCGAGAAGGACGTAAAGCTCTTCTACGATTCGTTCCTCTCTTCCATGAAGCAGTGGGGCCGGATGTTCGAGATGGGTATCATCATGAGCTACAAGCTCAAGTCGGGTCATCTCATGGGAGACGCCGAGCTTGGACCTGCCATGATGAGCAAAGGAAAAATTCATTTGCTTCCCACGAAGATTAAGGGCGCAGACAAAATTGCAAAGATTTTTGACCGGTTCCAGGAAAAAGTAAACAAGAAGGCAAAAAAGCATGGCTG